DNA from Danio aesculapii chromosome 10, fDanAes4.1, whole genome shotgun sequence:
ATAAATGATAAAATCAATAAGCAAAtagtataaattaaatataaaaaatattaatataaaaaacatataagaAAAAAGGAAGCAACAAATACTGGGTTAATGTTAATACCCAGACACACACTTTATTATTCCCATTAGTCTCCTTCCCTGTTCCTTAATTCAATTAGGACataacttttataaacatgtcttagggaaaaaaaatattaccagtgtgCAAAATACTATTGCAATAGCGTTTTAGACTAAAAAAACGGGTCTGTAAAaccaggaaaaaataaaatatttcatatataagTAGACAACGTTTATTATTCTGTATTTGCCTATTTTCGATAAATGTGCTATTAGATTGACATCATCATTAGCACTTAAAAGTGATGCTAAAATGATGTTGTGCTTGCCTCTTGTCATTTTTCTCCTCAGTTTTTCTACGCCTGAAGAATAACGTTAGTTTCGTTTCATTTCCGCGTtccaaattacaaaataaatcaggtatataaTGGGGCAGGGAATGAAGCAGAGGCCATGGTGGCTGTGTCTGTTCACGAATTCGCATTCTTGTGGTGACGGGTCGGTCTTGCAGGTTACTAGTTCTGCTAGTGTAAATATACTCTTAAGAAACTAAATAGCTTTGTTTTggacattcttttatttaaataaagcaattgcaCATTCAAAATACTTAAAAAGAAGGATTTGCAACGGTGGGACTGAGAAACCCCAGCAGCGCATCTGAAGACAGAAGAGGAGTATGTGACATCAGTCTAATAATAAACACctgattttaataaaataaaataagatgaaataatgtaaatgaaaaacCTAAAGATACATGCAGGATGTAGAATACTGTATAATACACTATGTACTTTTTctgatatacaaattatattagtAATTCATGTATTAGTAACAATTgaaattttattgtcattacagtgAAATGCTAATTAGcagaatgcaaaaaatataaaaaaaactgcagtatAATATACCATGTGGTAATGCTAAGCTATGCTCTAACATTAATGATGTGCACTTTAACACTGATGTAAAGTTTTTGATAAATGCACTTTAGACACTGAACTGTAACACAACAAACAGCTAGGCTTACAACTATGGTTAAAATCAAGAGCATTTTGATTGACTACTACAAGCTGGTAAAACATCAGATAACCGTGCCAATGCAATTAACGTTATGACACCTAATGCTGCTGAATAGATCTAATATTTTCACATTTGCCTGAGGAAGGAATGATGGGGGTAGTTACATTACAGTTACTATTTGCCATAACATCTATGCCATTCCATAACATTAGCTGACGGTAAAACTAACAGATGGTGCCAGCTATTTATTGATTAGCAAACCATATtatgccatacctgtcaacactgggatgtaAAAATAGGGGACAACAATTAGCTTCAAATAGAAGAAGACAttgcaaacattagaaaatattgactataaaataaatgattttgccTATTAAAATCAGTGGCCTATTcagaaattaaatcaagttataaAATCCCATTCGCTTTttgctgtatttaaatattgaatagCATTACTACAGTTATTTAgtaaagagcaacaaatgaatctctcattttgttttgtgataagagaatgcacagatctataggCTAATGAAAGCATTTcattactttagtaactgtttgtgcttatttaagagaaaattagttgtgtttaaaataatacaaGCAGAACGAACATGTTTacgtattattaaatgtatgtctgtttaaacacacacctaaATCCCCAAGTATGCCAAACTTtcgctcctctttaaatggcgtgtacaaaagctgatctgggaacagtttATCAAACAGAGCACGCCCGTCAGTCAGCATGCATCACTGATTCAGGggtcatttataaaataataatttcttaataaaaagtGTGCAATCTCAGTGAATCAGCTATGTCAGTGGCGCTGATCAATCCACAATAATTTGGTGgctgcattttattaatttatttatttattgaagtatTGTGAATTTACGTaagtacaaataaattaataatatcaacaactaaatcatattggggtggccagagtttacacaagGGTTGCCGTGGCCACCCCTTGGGGACGCCCCTGTTTCAGCAAGGAAACACCTTGCACAACTAGCGGTTGTGGGggccgcttagttcgcttatagGGAGGGCCAGTTATGTGTATAGATTTCAAAAATGCTAGGGCCCTGAGTCTGGAGTGGCTTGAAGCTAAAAGATAAATCACACACAACAAACTTATTCACTGGTCACTCTTTTCAGTCTTTAAATTAGGACTTTTTATTGAGGAACTCTGTAGTTTTCCatcattataattgttttaaagaataaaaacatacatcaaaatctatttttaataaatatttttttgttaccTGTTAAAGTCTATGATCTTTTCATTTTAGTCAAGCATTGTACAGCATTTTACAATGACACACCAATGACAAacaaatgacatattaaaaacacTCACCTCCTTATTCTTTAGCCATGTGTGACATGGAAAATCTCCCCCAACCTGCAATACAACAAGAAAATacagataaatatgaaaataaattttaaacaaaagtaaataaataaaaatgtaaataaaaggaaaaataagaacaaaacgaagtgaaaatgaaaaaagtacaacaaaaatgtTTGATGAAATAAGAAAACAAGAACTACAATAAAAACTGATTGTGCTCTTTAAAATTTGTCTTCTCCCAGAAATCCTCGAACAGCTTCAGAAATCTCAGGATTCGCACAGAAATGCTCTGTAAAAATCGCCTCGTATATTAACCGACAAATTGCGATGGGTTGGGTTGTTTTTATATACAGTCAGAAATTATATCATAACACGCTCAACAAAACTTGACCGATCAAACTTCAGCGCCATCTTGGATCACCCCGCGGCCTGCGCCCCCCTTCTCCCCCACCACCAATGACAAATAAATAGAACGAAAAGAATGCCGTTACGTCATAGGACAGAATACAGTTTAGAATTTCCTCAGAGTGACAAACGAACGAGTACAGTGAACAGTGTTTTAATGACTTCAGCGACTTGTTTTGCATCTCAAATAGCAAATAATATGTCAGCTGTGTTTTTTACTCGAGTTAATACGATCACGACTGACTTTGTCAACGATAATCATCAGAGTGACATGATGGCTTCTCCTACACCTCCTAACATGATGAGAAGCCCAACAGGTGAGCTGAGGGTTTACAAAAACGGTGTATTCCCAcctgttatttaataataaagtaaattaatgagtaaaaagtaaaataataataatatatcgcCATATAAGGTTATTATTGTACAGACTTAAGAGGCCAATATGCAACGTCTCTTGATTGTAATGTGTTTTTTGTGTAGTAATGATTTTGTATATTTGAGACCTGCTCTCAGTTTATGGACTGACATTCTGGCTTTTAAGTTTCTCCTTTCCACTCAACAGAAATTGTGCCTTGTTAACGTTACTGGGGGGAAAACATTTTAGTGTTACTTTAATCTAAATCCTATGTGTAGACCTACACAGTAATTTTCTTAGTTTTTGATGGTGTGGAggaatatttgtattattttagcaaaCTGAGTGAGAATATTATATTTAAGTCTTTATTTGTTTAAGCAGGGATGAATTAATACAATCgagctaaagttggttttatattcacacattctgactttctccttaataatataataacagaaaAGTATTGAATAGTGCTAAAGTTGATTTGAAGTCATTcttacatgcgatttcagacccaatattcaaattagcatggtaaacaatatatatggaccattaaatgaacaaatgtgcaaatataaaaacaacttcacctcaatattaataaatgtccAGGACTCTGTTTCTGTAACTGAAGTTCTGGAGCAAGACTTCTCTTTTCAGTTGGATTTCTAAGACTCATTGTTAAAAGTTTTAAGTCATAGTTTACTCACAGATTTCTTAACCGAAGATCCAGAGCGGGAGAAATTGTTCACTTTGAGTTTGATGATTGCTAATGGAAAGCTGAAAAAATGTTGATATATTTtcattagtttgtgtgtgtgtgtgcgtgtgtgtgtgtgtgtgtgtgtgtgtgtgtgtgtgtgtgtgtgtgtgtgtgtgtgtttgcgtgtgtttgtgtgtgtgtgtgtgtgtgtgtgtgtgtgtgtgtgtgtgtgtgtgtgtgtgtggtagagAAGTGGTTCTTGAGGAAGGATGTAGATGTGGCACCcactgacaaaaaataaataaaaggctacataaatttaattaaacattgtgATGGGGATTGTTAAATAGCTCAAACTATAACTGGTAAAACTCAGAATATTGACTCAAAAATGAGTGATTATAATAGTTTGGATTTTGTGTGAGCAGGAGTGAAATGTTTAAATGTGCAAAATAGTTGCTTATAGGATTTTTCCTTATGTCTAATATGGACTTATGACTTACCGACTCTTTGTCAGGTTGTATTTGACATTTTAAGTCATCGAAATGATTTGCAATTCcttgtaattaattttatttgtcaaacattttcttttagttaattgttaattgttctattattaattgtacatttattattgttgtctCTTTTGTGTGATTATCGTTTATATGTCTAATTTTCAGCAGTTTGTCTATTTTAAACCTGTGGTTAAAGAGTTTTCTAATATTTCCCtgtccatttcctttattttagaaAACCCAGAGAAAGGAAGGAAAGGGAAAAGAGCCTCTGCTTTCTTTAAGAGAGCATGGAAGGCTGCAAAGCGCCCTTTCCTTTGCTGTGACCGGAACAGAGTGGTGCCCTTTGAACCACAGTCAGATATCGATGATTTCGGGCACCTGCCTGTTCCAGGTCCCTCCAGGACCGTCATGGCACATGCAGACCTTGAGCCCGTGTGGCAGCCGGGCCAGGTCTGTGAAGATCCTCAGCCGTTGAGTGTTCCGGGCCCCTTCAGCATCAAGCAAACAGCAGATGCGCCAAATGCAGATCCGGCCCGTCCTGAGTCCTCAGCGGTCCTCACAGGTCATGTTGACACTGAACAGGTGCTTCTGCCAGTCCAGGTCTGCGACCGTCTCGAGTCGTTGTCTGTTCCAGGACCATCCAGGATCAAGCCAACGACCATCGCAGATCATGTTGACCCTGAGCAGATGCGTCCGCCAGTCCAGATCTGTGAAGATCCTCAACCGTTGAGTGTTCCGGGCCCCTCCAGGATCAAGCAAACAGCACATGTGCAGAATGCGGATCCGGCCCGTCCTGAGTCCTCAACGGCCCTCACAGGTCATGTTGATACTGAGCTGGTGTGTCTGCCAGGCCAGATCTGGGAAGATCCTCAGCCAATCAGTGTCCATGGCCCCTCCAATATTAAGAATATGACGGATGCAGATTCGGCCTGTCCTGAGTCGCCTCTGTCTGTTCAAGACCCGTCTAAAATTGATGGGATGGATGGTAAGTCATCCTGAATTTGGTTCATTTTATTTCTGCCAtctgttattttttatgttttgtagttTTTAGCTTCAGATCAGACAGTGTCATTTGTTGTACTGTTGGTTGTGTATTAATTAATACAGTGCtaaacatatatgagtacaccccccacaaatctctcatctaaattcatattttctataggatgctttacaatattatattggtgCATGTAcgttagtttagtcagtactgaagccaaatctagagcttatctaacaaaataacttacaataatggttcaaaaattagtagcccaaatttatatgtcagggaaaaatattaaatataataaaaaaaaaaatagcaaaaatcaaagagaaacaaaaaatatagaaaattttgttataatattgtagtttgtaatttttttttttgctatattttgcatgaatttaagtgtatcatctttccatttctaaagatgttctgtcacaaaaatattattttaataaataaatctgttttgtttaaatgcaccaatatatattacccatgtTCACtcagaaatagataaaaatattaattttcaaatggGGTGTACAGCATATAtgaatatgctgagcactgtagctgcAGCTCTGTTCATGGagatgtttctgtttgttttcttcattttagaaaaacccaagaaaggaaggaaaggcaAAAGAGTCTCTGCTTTCTTTAAGAGAGTATGGAAGGCTGCAATGCGCCCCTTCCTTTGCTGTGACACAGACATAGTCCAGCATCTTACGCCACAGCCTGAGCCTGAGCCTGAACCCGAACCCGAACCTGAACCTGAACCTGAACCCTTATCCGAACCCAAACCCGAACCCGAGCCTGAGCCTGAGCCTGAGCTTGAGCTTGAGCCCGAGCCAAAGCTGGAAGATAAAGTAGACCCAGAGGCAGTAAATCTGCCAGGCCAGGTTCCCGAGGAGCTTAAAGAGGCTTTTGGTCTCTCTCGTGGTAAGTCATCATTTCCGTCTATTTTCTGTAattcataattaatataaattatttatttacatttatttgattcgTTTCACACCAGACAATTCAAGTAAATCTCCATgctctttttctgtttttcaggaTCTATGGTGTCTCATTTTGAAGTGAAAGACCTGATTGGAAAAGGAAGTTTTGGCAAGGTGTATCTGGCCACTCACGTATTTAGTGAGAGAGTAAAGGTAggaaactattttttaaattcagtcaACATTTTCCTCctgattattaaatataaataatttgttggctttcatttcatttgttgttgtttttccgcAGGTTGCCCTGAAGTATATCATGAAGCGTAAACAGGACCGGTATCTCAGCATTGTAAGTTGAATAATTCACACAACAATGAAAATGTACtgaccatttactcatccttcacttgtcccGTACCTGTCTGGACCACTTTAAACTAAACTCAAAAACAGATATGTATGAAACaagtagccactgacttccattgtagaaaaaaGAGCTTTTTAAGTCAATGCTttctggttttcagcattcttcaaaatatcttcttttgtgttcagcagaagaaataaacCCAGAGACGAGTTTTGAACACATGAATGTAGGGCTGTGgaattaattaaaattcatttaataataataataataataataataataattccttacatttatatagcgcttgtAGGAgccatatttaatagtttattgttttaggtaatttatatatatatatatatatatatatatatatatatatatatatatatatatatatatatatatatatatatatatatatatatatatatatatatatatatatatatatatatatatatatatatatatatatttgtgcgtTATACTTGCAtgttatatacttttatttatatatatatatatatatatatatatatatatatatatatatatatatatatatatatactgttttatatACTGTTCTTGCTATTTGCATGTCATATACTTTGAGTTACTTTCTACTGCGTATGTGTAGTATGCTTCATATAGTTCCCACAGTTTGTGTGACACACGTGAGTTTTTAGTGCGATCTGCAGAAGTTGAAGAGCACAAGCTTTTGACCGTAGAAGTGAAATATTGGAGTCATTGTTTATCAGGCTGGAACAAACAAGTTGTATGTGAGTGGATTTTGACAACATTGGCACGTGTGGATATCTGATGTGAAAATACAACGAACATACATTGAATTAGATGGACTCTCGTGTCTTGATCGAATGTAAGAGCACTAATACGCGTCAGGACTTGTGAATTAAGCATAATGGTCACAAGTAACCTATAGCGCTTTTCTGgccactcaaagcgctttacacataggggggaatctcctcattcaccaccattgtgcagcatccccctggatgacgcgacggaaACCATTTTGCCCAGACCGCACGTCACACACCAGccgattggtggagaggagacagtttTAACAGTAATGGAGATAAAAATGATCATTGCGTCATATCCCGACCTCTTGTAAAGCAGTCTGCATTCATTTCTAcacaaagctcagtttcacgtggaAATCAGTGAAATCTTGTAATGTTACTTTTGCAGCATGAGATGTGCTTGATTTATTAGAGTGTATATGATTCATTCATGTCTTCAATAGTGCTAAAGAGAGCTTGTGCTGTTGTGTGCAtgtgctcagcctcagagacggaCAGAACACACACATGTAGAGTCCTCTTTTAGATTAAACTGCATGACTAAATGCTCAAATACAAGCAAAAATGCGTCAAAACTTGGAGCTTAGTGATTATTTACTTAGTGACTAGTTTTTGTTACTGTACTTTGTGCCATTCTGCTTTGGTAATATCCttgaaatctgtttttttttttttctaggatGGTCATTCCACACCCGTGCTTGCGGAAGTGGCAATGATGCTTAGGTTGATGAATGCCCCAACTTGTCCCAGCATCATCGGATTACACCACTGGATTGAGAATGAGAACGACTTTGTTCTTATTCTGGAGTACCCAGAGTCATCCCAGACCCTGGGTCGTTACATCAGATATACATTGGACATTGATGAAAACCAAGCACGCCGGTTAATGCGTCAGTTGATCCAAGCTGTCAAGTTCTGCGCTGAGCATGGAGTTTTCCATGGTGATATACACACGGGGAACATACTGGTGACTCAACCCCGATTACAGCTCAAATTGATCGACTTTGGTTGTGCTCGGCCAATTACCAGCGAGCCTTTAAAAAGCAGTGAATATCGAGGTGAGTTGGCATTTTGTGTTAGTTTCTTTGGTCACAGTATTGTCTTCTGAAATGACTGAATTCTGAAGATGTCTCTCTTACAGGAGCCATATTTTACACACCACCTGAGGTTTTAAGGGATCCCACATTCCTCCCTAACCCGGCGTATGTCTGGACAATAGGCATCATCCTGTATGAAATATTGCATGGACGATTGGCCTTTTACAACACACATTCGATAATCATTGGAAACCTTGAAACAGACCTCACCTTATCTTCAGGTAAGCAGACACCTCTGAACAATCTCAGCCTCAGTGACAGAATAAAATGTGCCAGTCACGAGTGAAAAAGGATGAAATATAATCCTTACAGGCACTGTAGATATTAAAGTGACTTAATTGTGGATGTTTTGTAAGATTTGATGTAATAAGATTTAAACACGTAATGAATGTTGAGTATGcagacatacagttaaagtcagaattattagcccccctttgaattttcttctttttttaaatatttcccaaatgatgtttaagagagcatggaaattttcacagtatgtctgataatattttttcttctggagaaagtcttatttgttttatttcggctagaataaaagcagtttttaattttttaaacaccatttttgggacaaaattattagcccctttgagctatatttttctcgatagtctacagaacaaaccttcggTATACaaaaatttgcctaattaccctaacctgtctagttaacctaattaacttagttaagcctttaaatgtcactttaagctgtatagaagtgtcttaaaaaatatctagtcaaatattatttactgtcatcatggcaaagataaattaaatcagttattaaaaatgagtttttaaaactattatgtttagaaatgtgttgaaaaaatctgctctcagttaaacagaaattggggggaaaataaacaagcagtctaataaatcaggggggctaataattctgacttcaactgtatttccttTGTGATATTTCACACTCTCTGTGACGCTTCTCAGCATGCCTGGACCTGATTTCCCAGTGTTTGATCCGCAATCCAGATAAGCGGCTACAGTTGCATCAAGTTGAAGAGCACCGGTGGTTCAATCCAACGAGCCCAAATCCTGTGCAGCAGTCAGACAAGAGGTAGAGGAACACACCGAGCACAAAACTACATCAACATTCTTTCTTTGCTTCATGCTATTCCTGATGTTTTCTCTTCTGCTCTTTTTAGAGTCACAAGTCTTTTTTGACAGCATTATAACTGTGTTATTTCTGATCTTTTTCCTTCATTTTAGAAAAAACTAAAGAAGCGAGGAAGAGGAGAGCACCATTTGCAGAAATGTCATTAAAGGGACTCTTTACCCAGACATTCAGTTATGAGTTACTATGTAATTCCAAAACCCTAAGACCTTACTTGTCTTTACTAAGGACATGATTGTAAGCAATTAATGACAAAACTCCATCAGGAAATCCAGTGCTGTCACAGTTGTCTCCTCTAAAGTGTCATCAAAGATCTGCTCAACTATTTTCTACTTTATAAGTAAATCAGGTGTTCTGTCATAAGAGAGGgtgattgttttatatttaagtgTTCATGATTGTTTTGTAATGTATTGttctttgaaatgttttgtaatgaattgcttttgtatattgttggctaataattcaaataaaatcctGTGAATCAAACTGAAGCTCTGATCATCATTTCTGTGAGTTTTCTAAATGACTCCTTACTCAATTAAAGAGAGAGTTCTCCCTTAACTGTTTACTCATgtggttctttcttctgttgaacactaaagaagatactttgaagaaatctgaaaatctgtaaccattgatgtccatagtaggaaaagaaatacaatggaagtcaatagtttccagcattttccaaaatagcttcttttgtgtataacagaagaaagaaactcaaaggctgagtaaatgataagAGACTATTCATTATTAGGTGAAGGGATGTCTTTAACAAACCAGTAGTCCCATATACTATGTTTACTATGATTTAACACAGATTTGTGAAGCCAAATGGAACCACAGAGAAGGTTTTACTATTAGACaatatgttgttttatattaCAATATCATATACTAATACAACAAATAGTGTACTGGGCTAATCCTTTATTTAAACAGCAGAGTTTCAGACTGGACATTGTTCAACTGTAGACTCAAACGAGTATATTGGAGCCAAATAAAATCTCAAAtcacaaactgaaaataaaaggaTAAATGTGTGCGATTGGACTCCAGTGTGCATTGGAGCTTTTCTTGATCACGGTTAAAATGGTGAGTGAACATCACATAAGTGAACATTGTCAGATCTGTCGTTCGTGTAACTTTGGAGACTCAAAATTGTTCAAACTGTGACAATCTCTGTTTAAAGCAACAGTTTAGACTTGAGGATTggatttgagaaccactgctctaagaGAAGTTCCTTTTTAGATGCCTTAGGACAGGGGTTCCCAAagttttcagcctgcgacccccaaaatgacaatgccagtgactcgcgacccccaatatcctcagaggtggttataaatacagaAATCTTGCATGCAATGGCTCACACGCACCAATACACCCAGGtatattctttgtttaatttgttttatgtatgtTAGTGCTGTAAATGGggcagaaagtttaacctggtgttataaaatcaatctgctgcatctgacactattgctgtgtctttaatataatgtaattaccaCAGGGGTCGCAATCTAAATATATACGACTAATTTTTCTCTttagtaggttatggataaaatatgctaattcaaatggtttaataaaaataaatagatttttggaaatcaccaggcGATCCCCCCTCATTGTCCCCCGACCCCTTGAgaggtcccgacccccactttaaAAACCACTCCCTTAGGAGGCCCTTGTTGGGTTTAGtgaacagtattttaaaaatctaaagcaCATTTGTCCACAATAAATAATTAGAAGTTTCCATTGATGTTTAATAGGATTAAACAATATAATGCTACACTGTGTTACATTAGGAGgaaaaaattaatttgaatgttttatgtttatttacgttgttttttttacttcttgCAACTGTTTATACGTGTGATTTTAATATACTTtcactcatttttattttattttcccctAAAGGGATGTGAGATGTATATGTTTGTACTACGTTTAAACATATTTCAATATTATTTCATAATCAAAGGGGAAATGTCCAGCCTGATCACCTACCCTAGTATTGTACTCTGCTGCATGCCTGATATACTGAATATGCCCCACACATCGAAACATTGTTTGTATCCTTTTCCTGCTCATTCTTAAAGTGTGACAGAAGTAAATGCTTGACTTGAGTTATATAAGAGACATGCATTAAAAGCCACATCAAGGATTTTATATAGTGTTGTAGGAATAAATCTTAACATGCACTTTTTGGCAAATCTGTTCCATAAGATTCATGCCTTTTCCAATTGATTTCTTTTTTCAGTTATTGAACTCCTGAAATACAGTATATGAATCATTTAGATTAGGATTGATTTAAATGcacagtttattatttattttcttgctgttgttcacaatcacagagattttagtgaGACCAGTCTGCCAGCGATCAGAGTAGGCAGGTAGAGCGTGCAGGAGTAAGAATTTTGAAAACATCTGCGAAAAAAGTAGAAATACGACAAACAACGAAACGCAGCTTCCTCCGCGATCCTGCTGTCTGGCCGAAACAGCTGTCAGATGATGAGCGCTGTGAGCTTGTGAAGGGAGGGCCTGTTCAAATGACATTTTCCAGTGAAACGACCGCAGATTCACAAACAGCAATTACTCAATCATATGAAAAATTGTGCAAAAACAgcgttttttatttgtgtatttattgctTTTCATTTTACATTAGGAAGATGAACGttcctttaaatataaatattaaaatatactttatttatatataatataatataatataataatatatatatatatatatatatatatatatatatatatatatatatatatatatatatatatgtgtgtgtgtgtgtgtgtgtgtgtgtgtgtgtgtgtatatatatatatatatatatatatatatatatatatatatatatatatatatatatatatatatatatatatgtatatgtgtgtgtgtgtgtgtgtgtgtgtgtatgtgtatatatatatatatatatatatatacacatacacacacacacacacacacacacacacatatacatatatatatggagtgtgtgtgtatatgtatatatatatatatatatatatatatatatatatatatatatatatatatatatatatatatatatatatatatatatatatatatatatatatatatatatagttgcataGTTAAATACGTCGGATTTGCAAATATGGCCTG
Protein-coding regions in this window:
- the LOC130235919 gene encoding serine/threonine-protein kinase pim-3-like, whose protein sequence is MGCTAYMNMLSTVAAALFMEMFLFVFFILEKPKKGRKGKRVSAFFKRVWKAAMRPFLCCDTDIVQHLTPQPEPEPEPEPEPEPEPEPLSEPKPEPEPEPEPELELEPEPKLEDKVDPEAVNLPGQVPEELKEAFGLSRGSMVSHFEVKDLIGKGSFGKVYLATHVFSERVKVALKYIMKRKQDRYLSIDGHSTPVLAEVAMMLRLMNAPTCPSIIGLHHWIENENDFVLILEYPESSQTLGRYIRYTLDIDENQARRLMRQLIQAVKFCAEHGVFHGDIHTGNILVTQPRLQLKLIDFGCARPITSEPLKSSEYRGAIFYTPPEVLRDPTFLPNPAYVWTIGIILYEILHGRLAFYNTHSIIIGNLETDLTLSSACLDLISQCLIRNPDKRLQLHQVEEHRWFNPTSPNPVQQSDKRRGDDDDDEFNFCSFHW